From a region of the Panicum virgatum strain AP13 chromosome 2K, P.virgatum_v5, whole genome shotgun sequence genome:
- the LOC120682192 gene encoding fatty acyl-CoA reductase 1-like isoform X2: MEHDGVTERLLNRTVLITGATGFIAKLLVEKILRLQPRVKRLYLLVRAGDQVSAEKRVESEILQLQIFESLQEKYETNFSSWFWAKVSPVVGDVSLKNLGIGNADLAEDMVKETNIIIHMAATVNFRERYDTALAINTMGVKHVIEFASRCAKLELVLLASTAIVNLDKAGIMLEKPLHQYRSNDGRLDLDISEETAFAEAKLKELVCSNASEDTIRRTMKKIGTQRALKFGWPNAYVFTKAMGEMLAYEHRSRLPIVIIRPTATISTWKEPFPGWIEGVNTIDTWVTNCGKGHMKFLVGDVATAIDIVPADIVVNAMLCIVSCHPQGPSDMIYHIGSSMRNPLKISELIHLICRYFSEKPYINAEGDLVKVKQPNVQSAMSSFYELMDIHYKVPLQNMLRSGLSTAIDHDRYNQLKREYNVTVAVAEAYWPVTLFKGRFDDSNMQRLIAMMNERDRELIPCDAKFINWEKYLMETHIPGVMDYESREAARARL, translated from the exons ATGGAGCACGACGGGGTCACGGAGCGTCTCCTCAACAGGACTGTGCTCATCACGGGCGCCACGGGGTTCATAGCGAAAC TTCTTGTGGAGAAGATCCTGCGGCTGCAGCCTCGGGTGAAGAGGCTGTACCTCCTGGTGCGCGCAGGTGATCAGGTCTCCGCGGAAAAGCGAGTCGAGTCCGAG ATTCTGCAACTTCAGATATTTGAATCTTTGCAAGAGAAGTACGAAACAAATTTCAGTTCATGGTTCTGGGCCAAGGTTTCCCCTGTGGTGGGAGACGTCTCACTCAAGAATTTGGGTATAGGAAACGCTGATCTTGCTGAAGATATGGTGAAAGAAACGAATATCATCATCCATATGGCAGCGACAGTTAACTTCAGAGAAAG ATATGACACAGCTTTGGCGATAAACACCATGGGTGTGAAGCATGTCATCGAATTTGCGTCAAGATGCGCAAAGCTAgagcttgttcttcttgcgtcaACTG CAATTGTCAATCTGGACAAAGCAGGGATCATGCTAGAGAAGCCACTTCACCAGTACAGGAGCAATGATGGCCGATTAGATTTAGACATTTCAGAAGAAACAGCATTTGCAGAGGCGAAGCTGAAGGAGCTAGTTTGCAGCAATGCTTCAGAAGATACTATAAGACGTACCATGAAGAAGATTGGCACACAAAG GGCTCTGAAATTTGGATGGCCAAATGCATATGTGTTTACGAAGGCAATGGGTGAGATGCTAGCCTATGAACATAGATCACGGCTCCCAATTGTCATAATCCGCCCAACAGCCACAATAAGCACGTGGAAGGAACCTTTTCCTGGATGGATCGAAGGAGTCAA CACTATCGACACATGGGTGACTAACTGTGGCAAGGGGCATATGAAGTTTTTGGTTGGAGATGTCGCAACCGCCATAGACATT GTACCTGCAGACATCGTGGTCAATGCAATGCTTTGCATTGTCAGTTGCCACCCACAAGGACCATCGGACATGATCTACCATATTGGTTCTTCAATGCGTAATCCGCTCAAGATCAGTGAGCTTATACATCTAATATGCAGGTACTTCTCAGAGAAACCATACATCAATGCAGAAGGAGATTTAGTCAAGGTGAAGCAGCCGAATGTGCAATCAGCAATGTCTAGCTTCTACGAGCTCATGGACATACACTACAAGGTTCCTCTGCAG AATATGTTACGCAGTGGGTTATCTACCGCCATCGACCACGACAGATACAACCAGCTCAAGAGAGAGTACAATGTAACAGTGGCTGTTGCAGAGGCATACTGGCCAGTGACATTGTTCAAAGGGAG GTTTGATGACTCCAACATGCAGAGGCTTATTGCGATGATGAATGAAAGAGACAGAGAGCTGATCCCCTGTGATGCCAAGTTCATCAATTGGGAGAAGTACCTTATGGAAACTCACATCCCCGGTGTCATGGACTATGAATCCAGGGAAGCCGCAAGGGCTAGGCTTTAG
- the LOC120682192 gene encoding fatty acyl-CoA reductase 1-like isoform X1, which yields MEHDGVTERLLNRTVLITGATGFIAKLLVEKILRLQPRVKRLYLLVRAGDQVSAEKRVESEILQLQIFESLQEKYETNFSSWFWAKVSPVVGDVSLKNLGIGNADLAEDMVKETNIIIHMAATVNFRERYDTALAINTMGVKHVIEFASRCAKLELVLLASTGEMRPEVVAAYFFPMKRISCQITRLFDCFQISAIVNLDKAGIMLEKPLHQYRSNDGRLDLDISEETAFAEAKLKELVCSNASEDTIRRTMKKIGTQRALKFGWPNAYVFTKAMGEMLAYEHRSRLPIVIIRPTATISTWKEPFPGWIEGVNTIDTWVTNCGKGHMKFLVGDVATAIDIVPADIVVNAMLCIVSCHPQGPSDMIYHIGSSMRNPLKISELIHLICRYFSEKPYINAEGDLVKVKQPNVQSAMSSFYELMDIHYKVPLQNMLRSGLSTAIDHDRYNQLKREYNVTVAVAEAYWPVTLFKGRFDDSNMQRLIAMMNERDRELIPCDAKFINWEKYLMETHIPGVMDYESREAARARL from the exons ATGGAGCACGACGGGGTCACGGAGCGTCTCCTCAACAGGACTGTGCTCATCACGGGCGCCACGGGGTTCATAGCGAAAC TTCTTGTGGAGAAGATCCTGCGGCTGCAGCCTCGGGTGAAGAGGCTGTACCTCCTGGTGCGCGCAGGTGATCAGGTCTCCGCGGAAAAGCGAGTCGAGTCCGAG ATTCTGCAACTTCAGATATTTGAATCTTTGCAAGAGAAGTACGAAACAAATTTCAGTTCATGGTTCTGGGCCAAGGTTTCCCCTGTGGTGGGAGACGTCTCACTCAAGAATTTGGGTATAGGAAACGCTGATCTTGCTGAAGATATGGTGAAAGAAACGAATATCATCATCCATATGGCAGCGACAGTTAACTTCAGAGAAAG ATATGACACAGCTTTGGCGATAAACACCATGGGTGTGAAGCATGTCATCGAATTTGCGTCAAGATGCGCAAAGCTAgagcttgttcttcttgcgtcaACTGGTGAGATGAGACCTGAAGTTGTGGCAGCTTATTTCTTTCCAATGAAAAGGATTTCTTGTCAAATAACAAGACTCTTTGACTGTTTCCAAATTTCAGCAATTGTCAATCTGGACAAAGCAGGGATCATGCTAGAGAAGCCACTTCACCAGTACAGGAGCAATGATGGCCGATTAGATTTAGACATTTCAGAAGAAACAGCATTTGCAGAGGCGAAGCTGAAGGAGCTAGTTTGCAGCAATGCTTCAGAAGATACTATAAGACGTACCATGAAGAAGATTGGCACACAAAG GGCTCTGAAATTTGGATGGCCAAATGCATATGTGTTTACGAAGGCAATGGGTGAGATGCTAGCCTATGAACATAGATCACGGCTCCCAATTGTCATAATCCGCCCAACAGCCACAATAAGCACGTGGAAGGAACCTTTTCCTGGATGGATCGAAGGAGTCAA CACTATCGACACATGGGTGACTAACTGTGGCAAGGGGCATATGAAGTTTTTGGTTGGAGATGTCGCAACCGCCATAGACATT GTACCTGCAGACATCGTGGTCAATGCAATGCTTTGCATTGTCAGTTGCCACCCACAAGGACCATCGGACATGATCTACCATATTGGTTCTTCAATGCGTAATCCGCTCAAGATCAGTGAGCTTATACATCTAATATGCAGGTACTTCTCAGAGAAACCATACATCAATGCAGAAGGAGATTTAGTCAAGGTGAAGCAGCCGAATGTGCAATCAGCAATGTCTAGCTTCTACGAGCTCATGGACATACACTACAAGGTTCCTCTGCAG AATATGTTACGCAGTGGGTTATCTACCGCCATCGACCACGACAGATACAACCAGCTCAAGAGAGAGTACAATGTAACAGTGGCTGTTGCAGAGGCATACTGGCCAGTGACATTGTTCAAAGGGAG GTTTGATGACTCCAACATGCAGAGGCTTATTGCGATGATGAATGAAAGAGACAGAGAGCTGATCCCCTGTGATGCCAAGTTCATCAATTGGGAGAAGTACCTTATGGAAACTCACATCCCCGGTGTCATGGACTATGAATCCAGGGAAGCCGCAAGGGCTAGGCTTTAG
- the LOC120695388 gene encoding proline-rich receptor-like protein kinase PERK8, with product MTGGPLAVAHLRAPTLRRRQQARACPTLAAAPGACWLPHFPVKNVPLLLPPPVPPLTPHSTRARRAPTPTTRCTLAPNPAACVPPAAPASCPPYTASLTPPPSQGSPTFLLAPAHLRRLPLTPASSPYTSRPLLQPPSTLADHRNRLPTFHSTFPKPYPHYSGDSPRWNALAAAAPECCSVELPSSAIPDPKPTHQEVACNPLVLLHPSPTVGEPRCRRNPAV from the coding sequence ATGACCGGCGGCCCTCTCGCCGTCGCGCATCTCcgcgcccccaccctccggcggcggcagcaggcgcgCGCCTGCCCGACGTTGGCGGCGGCACCCGGTGCCTGCTGGCTGCCTCACTTCCCCGTCAAGAACGTGCCgctgctcctgccgccgcctgtgccgccTCTGACGCCCCACTCCACCCGAGCACGCCGCGCCCCGACGCCCACAACGCGATGCACACTCGCCCCCAACCCTGCCGCATGCGTGCCTCCGGCCGCGCCGGCCAGCTGCCCGCCCTACACAGCCTCCCTaacccctcctccctctcaaGGCAGCCCGACCTTCCTGCTCGCGCCCGCGCACCTCCGTCGCCTGCCATTGACGCCGGCGAGCAGCCCCTACACGTCGCGCCCCCTCCTCCAACCTCCCTCCACCCTGGCCGACCACCGGAACCGACTCCCCACCTTCCACTCGACCTTCCCAAAGCCGTATCCCCACTACTCCGGGGACTCCCCTCGCTGgaacgccctcgccgccgctgcgccggaGTGCTGCTCCGTCGAGCTCCCCTCTTCGGCCATCCCCGACCCCAAACCGACCCATCAAGAAGTAGCTTGCAACCCCCTTgtgctcctccacccctccccaACCGTCGGGGAGCCTCGCTGTCGCCGGAATCCGGCTGTCTAG